The sequence ACTCCCATCttgcaacaactccactggctccccatcaaaCAAAGGATCATCTACAAAATACTGATCATCACTTTTAAGGCACTCCATAACTTGGCTCCATCTTACATCTCTGATCTCCTTCATCCACACACCCCTTCCCGCACACTGCGTTCCTCCCATACCCATCAGCTTTCCGTTCCCCCGGCACGTCTGGCAACAATGGGGAGCAGGGCGTTTAGTCGCtcggctcctcatctctggaattcCCTCCCTCCTGATCTCCGTACATTGgactccttccttctcttcaaatccagactcaaaactcatctgttcagacagtcttatcccccctaagtccatatacatctttccacagtgtttccttcctctatcacttattctgttttgtgcttttaatgttttgcttacttttagtgtcttatgtttgtacagtgtccttgggtgctttgataaggcgcttttttaaaataaaatgtattattattattattattattatgttacaCACTCAGAGGGCTATGCTGACTACCGTAAGCAACATTAGCAAACTAGCTAACTTTAATGAATGTCATTGATTAGCGGTTAACACTAACAATTTTGATAACCGCCATTTAATGAACGAGATCGTAAATAAATGGCCACAAACTGgaacacaatttaaaatttttcttttttatgttgaatATACATTTATGTTTGTCGCCATCTTTGCTGATCTGGTATTCTGGTATCTGTCGGTAAATTTTTTATACCCCTTCATTTGAAGTGCAGTCCTGGGTTGTCTTCATTTGGAGGGTGGTGTGGCCCTCACCCTTATCCCTTCACCTTCATCCAAAAGAGAATTGAGATAGCCCTTTCCCTAACATCAACACGCAAAATGAAGTAAATTTGTGCTCCCTTACATGCGTAAATAGCGACATTGGTTTCAAACGTTAATATGTTGTTCTCATACTTCCATGGGTCTTCTGCATtgtcatggttgttaagtcaattcttcCACTAGTGGACAGTGCTAAggtcagagttcactcccacgaTCCAGCgccagtttcagacaccatttggcGGCAGTAATGCATCACTATAAAGTTATTTCAAATCACCCAACACACGCTAAACACTCACATACAGTCTTTATTCAAGAGCacgcacaatttctacagttgttgtgctcatctttattcttcttctgcttcctgttcccttcctgatcctcttctttttttctgtgttgtttcttttgctggctcatgtcagctattctgctcagcactgccctcacaatttccggtggtattgcttcGTCTTCTGCGTTGCGACAAATAGCTAAGCTACCAGAAAACGGAACAAATTACGCACGTAACTGATGCtgaagacggatacgcagatgAAACAGTCCGTCCGTCTGcatatctgtcttctgcatctagcataaatgggccttaaggtGTAGGGCTAAAGGTTAGAAATTAGATTCAGCCTTAGCCATCCCTACTGAAGCTTACAGAGTAGCCTCTACAATCGTGTATTTGACTATATTTATCTTATCATTCATCATATtgcaaaattaaattatttcaacaATATATTATTGAAATATTGTTTGAGTCTTTTGCTGACATCTTGAATTCCTGCCTTAGCCACAGGGTCTGGAGCCAGATGCTACAATTCCAGCGATCCAGAACTAAACTCTACCTCCTGGTTTGCCAACTACATCGGCAGCTTTGTGACATTTATCACCCTGGATGATCTCACCGCCTTTGTCTCCACCACTCAAGTATGTCCTGATATGACATCTGTGAATATATTAcaagcttaaaaacaaaaaatgaagcacatctatttaagttatttattgtattttgaaGTTGCAAATATTTGCGAGGTTTGTTtcaatgggtttttttttcaactaaCTTTAACTCATTCCTATAGTAGttcttctattttctgtttCCCTTATATGATTCTTAACTGAGTGAAATGACCCAGAAATATTTCTAGGACATTAACTTGGCATTTATAAGTGACTTGCTAAGTAATTTGATGAGTTTTGATTCTTTTTTGAGAAGTAAGTAAAATCTGACCAgtcatgtttctttattttttaagattgGGGTATTCTTGGAGGACCAAGCCAATCTAAAGCTGTTCAATAACACAGCTATCCCACAAAATGTAACCAGCTACTACATCTTGCAGCTTTTCGCTTTCAACTCATCCTTCAACCCTATTAAGTAAGTAGTTTGACAAAGATACAACATGACTTCATCAACTGGGAAAACCATTGTTGTTCTGTCTATTTTAAATatgtcttaattttatttttatacatgtgGTAGAgcattaaagtattttttactgtttctttcaGCCTTCCAGGCTCTTTATTGTGCTCATCTGTCATCCCAACTTCGGCATATTTGTCTCTGAATGAAGCTGATGCCTTAGCTGTCTTGAACAGACGGAACCATTTCTGCAATGGAACAAATGATCCTGAGGTAGCAGctccaaaatataaaaaaacgaaaagaaaaacgtgttttttctgatttaatatttagctttttctttggtATGACACAATCATTGTATGAAACTGGCTTTTAAAATGCTGGATGACAGGATAAAGTACAAATTTAGTTGTAGCTGTTTTTACTAGTGAAATTTTATTGTCTATCATTGAGTTCTTGTAATTGATTAATCTAATATTACTGCTTCTCATCTCTGTGCAAATTTGAAAGAACTTATAAAGAACTCCAAAGAgcacaaaacatgaaaagtgatgcaataaatttactgtaaaactctgtttaaaaaaattatacctTTCAATCATGTCAAATGATAAGAAATTCCAAGTCCATTCCTTTAACAAtgaattacaaaagaaaaaaaaaaagcaaaacaactttTGATTATTTCAATGTCTTGTGGATGACTTTATGGAAACCCTAAATTACATATAAAATCTTAGATACTATATATCTAAATAATTTACCATTTGTATGTTTGATTTCAGAGTTATATTTTGGGAGGATTGGTTTCTGTACTGTCGACTTTCTGCTATAAATTAcataaggaaagaaaaacagttcctaagtatttgtttggttttattttactcaaTAGATATCTGCTGCTCTGGCGTCCACCATTCAGACCATCACAACGCAGATGTTTGTAGATCTTGGCAACGCTAGTTCAGGCCTGACCATCAGCCAGATCACTTCTGTGTCCCCATCAGTACTGACCTCCTCTTTGTCCACCCTGAGCTCAGTGACCACCTGGAGCCAGGGCCAAGCCAACATCATCATCCAAACCATTACCTCCTCAGGTTTCCAGGTAATGACCATACAGATCAAGTTAGCATGTCTGTCAACCACTTTCAGTGATACATACACCTTAAGATaaattttctttagtctttaggTAAAATTTTCTATTATCATGTTAAGTGACCCAGAAATAGTTGCCAGTTTGTAGAATATTTTATGGATGCAAATGTAATTTACAGATCAACAGTTCATCTGTACTGCAATCCCTCGGCACACTGGTTGTTGGACTTCCTGCTCAGTCCATAGAGAATATTGCAGCTTCTGAACTACTCAGCATCTCTACGAGCACCAGCTTTGTTTCCAACATGCTGGCAGCCCCAACAGTTGTCCAGCAAACCTTCGTCCAAAAGGTACAATCATAAAGACCAGCCACTGTAGGCTGATTGATATGTCTGTGGGTTGACTTATTTTTCAATTGCAAGGTATGTAACCAGCTACTACATCTCGTGATATATGTTAGATTTTACCCTCAAATTGATTTGaatgaatgtaaataaatacatacagcaCGATTCAACAGCTTTATTTGTCTCCCTGACCAACACCCTTGCAAGTTCATACataacataaatacatttaactTCTTGGCAGATTATTTCTGTGGACCCAAATCCAACCATTGTGGTGCTGAATGTCCCAGATGCCATGGCAACTCAGATTCCACCATCCCTGTTGGTGTTTTCTGGAGCAACTGCAAATATCAATGTGATGAACAAAAAGACATGGACTCCAGATCAGGTCAGTATGTGCTTGTGTTATTAAAGTGCCAAAATTTAGTATTAAGCCTAATATGATACTTCTACAAGCAGTTATTTCTTGGTATTACTGTGACAccttgttttaacattttattttttcttgctcTTAGGCCACCATGTTTTTTGGGAATCTGGGTGAAACAGCTTTCGACATTGAGCAGTAAGGCAATATATCCTGCAGTCATTTGCTATTGGACTGTTTTTGATTTCTTAGAGGCGATCATGTatgttatatttattcttttttgtgaattcccccccccccccctccaaaaGGCTTTCTCCATCTGTGCTGCAAGGCTTCACATGTACATCAGCTGATAAAATGACAAAAGGCAGGATCAATCAATTAATACACGCTTGCAGACCAAGAGGAGGCAGAGCCAAGGTGCAGCTGACGGAAGCGCGGGTAAAATAATACATTACCAAAGCACTTTATCTTTTGTTGCTGTCTAGAACATAACTAGATAACTAGAACATCTCCCTTTAAGTTAGAGGTTATATAAGGGTTTCTGTCCCAATCCCacccaaatttttattttcatgtactCCTGCACAGGAATTTGCTTAAAAAtctatgtgtttttttccatttttacttACAGCTGACTTGCATGTACAACCTGCTCCATGGAGCTCTTTCTCAGAACTTCACAGATTATCCCTCAGACATGCTTCTCTACTTCAAGTAAGTTGATTTTTGCATATCTGGTGCACTGGCTTCATCATATgtctctgatttaaaaaaaaactaaatccgattgatcatttttaaattaatctgttaCAGGAGTACAGATGTCCAGAAAAGCAACTGCAGGTCGTACTTTTCAGCTCTGGGTGCTGCAGATTTTTCTGTAGCCTCTACAATTTTGAACAAGTCTCCACAGCTATTTAGTGACGCCAGGACCTGCTTGGTGAGTGTCAATAAAACATAGAATCAGTTGGGATGACTGCTCATACAGCAGTAGTTCACAACTTATGACATGTGCACATATAACATGTGTCACTAGTTACACACAAGGTAATGTGTTGGAGCAGTTTAACATTGTGTGTTCTTTGATTGTTTAGGGTATAAATGGGAAGAATCTGAGCAGAGACAACATAGAAGTACTAGGGAACATGATCTGCACCCTGGATGGATCTTACATCAAGGACTCTGATCCTTTCATCCTAGAAACACTCAAAGCCTGCAAAGATTTCTCTGACAGCCAGGTGGCTGCCATGGAGTCACTACTTCTGTCTGGGAAAACAAAATACGggtataaaaattaaatagatttgCTAAGTCTACATTGTAATGtgatttattgaaaaataaCCAAGAAATATGTTCACCCAAACTTGGTAATAATTGATATGAGGAGAGAAAGGGGCTCCAACTGTAGCTACATGAGGTATAGGTCTAAATTTTTGCTCTGTTTGGTCATTTAAACTTGCTAAACATCATTAAGCATGACGCATACATTAGAAACATAGGTTATTTAGTTGAtgaagcaattaaaaaaatccaattttatattttgcgaaatttatacatatttataaacaattttaaaatattttcatgtaaagACGACATGTGGATCAAGGAGTGCCACTCACAGGAAATGGAGCTCAGCGccagtgttgttgttttgtaCATATACTGACCATATATACATATTTGATATTTCATAGCCGACATCTTCTTTGTTTCAATGTAGCATTTCAAACAATAAGAACATACTATCTTCATTTTTCAGGACTACCACCACCTGGAACCAGCAAACACTGAAGGACCTTGGGACCCTCCCTCTATACTTCACAAGAAACCTTTGGGGCTACTTCAAATCTGTATGTCTTCAAATTATTCTCTTGTTCTTGATACTTTTTGGTATAATGAAACCCTTTGGAAATACCTTATGCAGAAAGGCATCTTACAGCTGTTTCCCTTGGCATGAAAAATCTCtttgtaattctttttttttttttcccctgcttTTGCAGTCAATAAAGGAAGCATTCCTTCAAAGCTTTATGCCCTACTTAaggacaaaaaacacacaaaaaaggaagCTCAACAATCTGTTTCAACAGATTACCTCACTTGTGGCTAAACGAGGAGCAGGTAAAAAATGTtatgaatgttttaattttcttctaaaTCAGACAAATGATTTATCAAATTATCAAGAAAATAGTTTGTCATTGATTTGCTGCAACTATAATCATTAGCTGCAGCCCTATGCTTAAACATCACTCTCACAAGCACTCTCGTTTCTACAAGGCTGCACTGCTGGCAACATCACCCAGGTGACTGTTAGTGATGGTGCATTCCCCTTTGGCTACGATCAAACACAATTTGACCTCTGCCTGGACGTCCCAGTTCTGAAGGATAACCTCAACTCTATCTGTGAGAAAGTTGATGACAATAACTACCAGCAAATCATTCTGCAGAAACTCAATGAGGTAATAAATAGGAACATCTGGAGATTTTGAAAAAGAACAATAATACCTTTTATGACCTGAAATGGTATGTTAGACTTCTGGCTCAACAAAACCCCAATATTATCATGCTGTGGAAGTCTATGCATGAGGGTAGCACTTTCAAATGTGGATAATGTTGTATGTGTACCctaaattttagttttatttgaaatattgtATTTGTTACCACTCATTCTTTGTTCTTCTAGGCATACCCATCAGGAGTTCCTGATGAGGCAGTCCAGATGCTTGGTTCAGTGTCTCGTGTGGCATCACTTGATGACATCTCTAAGTGGAAGATCACTAAAATTGACACCCTGGCAGCTCTCATGATAACATCAGATGGACCCTGGGAGACAGCAAACGTAGGAATAGAGTCAGAGTTATAAAACACCAATTACTTTAACTTAATTTGATTActtgatgtttcttttctttatattgtttAGATCAAAAAAATCATCGAAAAGTATCTGAACACTTCTGGGAAGTCCCTGGGCAGCACTGAGCTGAACATTATTAACTCCTACGTGTGCTCTTTAAACACCAGCACATTAAAAACCATCAGCTCTGACAGTATCAGGTTGGTGTCAGCATGTAGCCATAAGATAGACTTGGCCTCTGTGAGTATTTGTCTAACactgctttccttttttctctcaccCTGTCAGAAATGCCAACCTTCTGAATGTGACGGCATGTTCAGTGGAGCAGAAAAGTGTCCTCTATGAGATCAGTACCTCTTCCTTCAGATCATTTCGTTCCATTTCCTCTGGGTTTTACAATTTAATTAAGGCCTATCTAGGTGAGAATCCACAGTACCTGTCTAGTCATTTATCAAAGAACTGCTCTCTAATTTAACCCTTTCCTTTCCACTGTGACAGGTGGAGCACCTCTTGCGGACATTGTAGCTTTATCAACACAGAGCATCAGCATGGATGTTGACACTTTTAGGAGTCTGGAACCTGATGTGATCACTGTAAGAATAATTAAAGATTGCTTTAACTATACTTTTTATAGCTATATGAGGACAATTCTTTAGCCTAACTTGAATTCTGCTTTCATAGCTCTGTTTTCTGtattagttttatcagtgtgaCTGCACAATATGGGCCAAAGTCTGTCAGGAGATAGACTGGTCATCTTTTATTCGTAAAGCTGGTAGTTCAGTCCTAGCAGTCTAAATATAGAGGGGAAGACACTAAACCCTGCGTTgcaccacaatatattactagTAGTTTGTTACTTTAGTTCATGTTGCTATATTTTTGCTATATGTAAGTAATGTACAGTGAAAGTGGTTTAGactaaaaaattaatttagaaaaaacactttcttttcgtttttttttttttctttgaaattcaCAGGCTTTAACTGTGGCCAACGTGAAAGGCCTCATGGGAAGCAATTTACCTGATCTGAAGTTGTTTGAGAATGATACTGTGATTCAGACCTGGGTAAACCTGCAGCTGCAGTCAGATCTGGACACACTGGGTGTGGGGCTAATCAGCACCAGGACTTCAGAATCCAGCTCAAACAGCACTGCAGCACCAGTTACATCAAATAGCAGTGTGACAGCCACACCATTTAATAGTACAACTGGACCTGGGACAATGCAGGATTCTTCAGCTACAACTACACAGAATGCTACCACCAGCTCTCCAACAAAAGGTAAAGATGGAACACTTTGTGTTTTCAAGTCCAATACTGACGTAGCATTGAGTTTAAACATTGTAACTGTTGGAAAATGTATCTTTCAAATTTTTGCAACAACTTAACCTGCAAAAGGTTCAAATAGTACAAAGAAACTGTTTCTAACTTACATGCTCATCAGGCCCATTCATGCTGTATAAGCTATTAAAagtgggtttaaaaaaaaaaaaaaaaaaaacagtgaggaTCAATATTAAGTTATTCCTTAAtctgaatttaaaatgtattcatgACAGTTTATTCCCTTTAATCATTATTAGCCTTATATTGTgcactgttggtgtttaaagttGCTGCCCAATTAACAGCAAAAATGTCTAActgttcatttaatttacaagaAATTTAGACAGCAAATATTCTTGTCCACATGGAAGAGAGAAACTGAAAAGTTGAAGTCACTGTAAACTGCATGATGGAGTATAAGGTCTTGTATTGCGGCTTCTGTTCTTTAAAAGGGTCCAAGTATGTCACAGCATATCTGACCATTTTCCTTCCTGTCTATAGAAAACATAAGTAACTCAGCAGAGTCCCCGACTAGTGCAACCACAACACAAGGTGAGTATGGTTTATTACAATAAATGTTGGGTTATTTAAATTGACATTAAATATGCTTTTTGGAAATGATAAGTAACTCTAAGACagttactttttgttttaactgtgttatctgtgtgtgttggcTTTCCAGCTGCAACCACAAGTGGGGGAGTGGAGCTTGTGAACCTCTCAGCTCTCATCTTCTTGGCTGTTctgctgacagctgttctgTAAATCTGACTACAAGCAGcctaaacaaatatttaacttCAGCATCTTAAATAATATAagcaattattttgttttttttcatctacaTCTGTGATCATGATTTACTAAGATCATGAACTTTGTTGTTCATgatctttatttacatttaaagagattaaaaattACCTATTAATTTAAGCTTTTATCTGTTTCTGTCttgtaaaagtatttaaatgatttataacTTAACCATCACAGGAATCATAATGTAAATTTTTTCATGTGGGAATCAgggaaaattaaatttaatcacAATTATAAAAAATTCTGTTATTGATCATTAGACTAtaaacttttcacattttctatttcatttgatttaTACTGTATTGCTATTTCATAAATGAACTTAATAAATGCatactaaaaaaaatcttgtttgttTATCTCTTTGACAAGACAAAAAAGATATCAAATGTCAAATTCTGATTATCAGCATTGCAGTGGACACTGTTTGAGTTTAGACTTGAAGCAAAAGATTAAAGCATTCTAAAGTTATGAagtcatttttttcataaagattATCCTTTGTGTTACAACCCAGTACAGGGGTATGACGGGCATAACAAAAGAATgagaactgtggacagatgtaaaaACTGGGAGTTAACAGATTTTATTGGTACAAGTGGGAATGAGGACCAGTACAAGGACAAATGaagaatagcagacattgaggacagctacaagtaccttggaatcccacaagcaaattgcaacctcgaacaggccacaagaaaagcagccacagccaaatacctccaacgagcaagtccta comes from Melanotaenia boesemani isolate fMelBoe1 chromosome 20, fMelBoe1.pri, whole genome shotgun sequence and encodes:
- the LOC121631366 gene encoding uncharacterized protein LOC121631366; amino-acid sequence: MMNKTFIIISPYFQGFHKDDFYAWFHVKLISILASFTPEMLTNATSGINCTNYQVVVSGLAQVFPAIPMQRLQGITDVLLGYLRKSVSVINTPVCRQEIQNDVEWVEINLGPFSQYTTYSDLKVFNLSQVTIIDSLPSAQKAQFLLEGNNLSNETLLLLVFSRLESASLESLESFFEVLVGGTAELNLTTVVRKTILNLTLTALSPNLPMLNAEGYKLWFQVYLPLFLPSFDNGIFEIIPRNITCDSYQEIVKGFDNIFTQLSEWQTQQAFSFMLDYLRKQPSPGLSCVTPETDNRRWLESDFGHFYVLASFMDLVSLKSNFSGVEVADLLTVSQLSQLASIPTQLNGAQDVTTIMAVINPADFAAFFDTVSAAIEVQSANYSQEVKSAFLQAVFDRGGLSSSAVSDNVFLLWLEVRLRPLLVDLSPKLVSPLFSMVTHRSCSSSQEMITLLDTLQNTLSNNTQKEIYNNIVLFLQGPVPLKCYSGGSFYSYLNSVFHSFGFPDLPTFISLLPSTRKSELISTFSTSELQQFLSQSSVINNNSGICDIFNNFNNTATFLETADVPDDLKVLILPCVWPLVLSSYSRIEVNLWFNLRLKNYLRFLTKNLISYTEVQNTTCVAFQKLVSFMGNSFTYNISEFGRADVYTSINSYLRVATGSGARCYNSSDPELNSTSWFANYIGSFVTFITLDDLTAFVSTTQIGVFLEDQANLKLFNNTAIPQNVTSYYILQLFAFNSSFNPINLPGSLLCSSVIPTSAYLSLNEADALAVLNRRNHFCNGTNDPEISAALASTIQTITTQMFVDLGNASSGLTISQITSVSPSVLTSSLSTLSSVTTWSQGQANIIIQTITSSGFQINSSSVLQSLGTLVVGLPAQSIENIAASELLSISTSTSFVSNMLAAPTVVQQTFVQKIISVDPNPTIVVLNVPDAMATQIPPSLLVFSGATANINVMNKKTWTPDQATMFFGNLGETAFDIEQLSPSVLQGFTCTSADKMTKGRINQLIHACRPRGGRAKVQLTEARLTCMYNLLHGALSQNFTDYPSDMLLYFKSTDVQKSNCRSYFSALGAADFSVASTILNKSPQLFSDARTCLGINGKNLSRDNIEVLGNMICTLDGSYIKDSDPFILETLKACKDFSDSQVAAMESLLLSGKTKYGTTTTWNQQTLKDLGTLPLYFTRNLWGYFKSSIKEAFLQSFMPYLRTKNTQKRKLNNLFQQITSLVAKRGAGCTAGNITQVTVSDGAFPFGYDQTQFDLCLDVPVLKDNLNSICEKVDDNNYQQIILQKLNEAYPSGVPDEAVQMLGSVSRVASLDDISKWKITKIDTLAALMITSDGPWETANIKKIIEKYLNTSGKSLGSTELNIINSYVCSLNTSTLKTISSDSIRNANLLNVTACSVEQKSVLYEISTSSFRSFRSISSGFYNLIKAYLGGAPLADIVALSTQSISMDVDTFRSLEPDVITALTVANVKGLMGSNLPDLKLFENDTVIQTWVNLQLQSDLDTLGVGLISTRTSESSSNSTAAPVTSNATTSSPTKENISNSAESPTSATTTQAATTSGGVELVNLSALIFLAVLLTAVL